One window of Arthrobacter oryzae genomic DNA carries:
- a CDS encoding helix-turn-helix transcriptional regulator codes for MDNRAEVREFLVSRRAQVSPEQVGLPAGSNRRVKGLRRSEVAILAGLSVEYYTRRERGAISGASSQVLESIARALRLDDAERAHLFDLAQAASPAARPPRRRSSKSYVPHQSLQWALDAVTAGPAFVRNGRMDLLAGNPLMRAFYKDCYDMPGQRPNIARFTFLDERARRFYPDWDAFAEVTVSILRTEAGRDPRNKELHDLIGELGTRSEEFRKLWGEHNVRHHGTGFKTFNHPIVGEMTLAFEGLEMAAEPGLTLTIYTAEPGSPSAERMQLLASWAASEYGNAFQAEPGRSRPES; via the coding sequence ATGGACAATCGAGCGGAAGTACGCGAATTCCTCGTTTCGCGGCGTGCCCAGGTTTCCCCGGAGCAGGTTGGCCTTCCTGCGGGGTCGAACAGGCGTGTTAAGGGTCTGCGCCGTAGCGAAGTAGCAATCCTTGCCGGTTTGAGCGTGGAGTATTACACCCGCCGGGAGCGCGGCGCGATCAGCGGCGCCTCTAGCCAGGTGCTGGAGAGCATCGCCAGGGCTTTGCGCCTGGACGACGCCGAGCGGGCGCACCTGTTCGACCTTGCGCAAGCGGCCAGCCCGGCCGCGCGGCCGCCGCGGCGGCGGAGCTCGAAGTCCTATGTGCCGCACCAGAGCCTGCAGTGGGCCCTTGATGCGGTCACGGCCGGTCCCGCGTTCGTTCGTAACGGCCGGATGGATCTGCTGGCCGGCAATCCCTTGATGCGGGCGTTCTATAAGGACTGCTATGACATGCCCGGCCAGCGACCGAACATCGCCCGGTTTACGTTCCTGGATGAACGGGCCCGCCGGTTCTACCCGGATTGGGATGCCTTCGCGGAGGTGACTGTTTCGATCCTGCGGACGGAGGCTGGCCGGGATCCGCGCAACAAAGAGCTCCATGACCTTATTGGTGAGCTGGGAACCCGCAGCGAGGAGTTCCGCAAGCTTTGGGGTGAGCATAACGTCCGTCATCACGGCACCGGGTTTAAGACCTTCAACCATCCCATCGTGGGTGAGATGACCCTGGCGTTCGAGGGGTTGGAGATGGCCGCCGAGCCGGGACTGACGCTCACGATATACACAGCAGAGCCCGGGTCGCCGTCGGCTGAGCGCATGCAGCTGCTCGCCTCGTGGGCGGCCAGCGAGTATGGGAATGCCTTCCAGGCTGAACCTGGAAGGTCCCGGCCAGAGAGCTGA
- a CDS encoding SDR family NAD(P)-dependent oxidoreductase: MKTTIAIIGAGPGLGLASARRFGAEGFNVALLSRAQEHVDALAAELASGGITARGYATDVRDQEVLNTALARAAEELGPIEILQYSPVPSRDYLRPVLETTSEELRSALEFSALGAAAAMNAVLPGMRALGRGTALFINGSSAVRPNHNYAGTSAAFGAESAYAQMLHDALAPEGIHVAQLIIPLGIGGGDPAHEPTALSETLWRIYSGGTDFRTFVTPLD, encoded by the coding sequence GTGAAAACCACCATCGCAATTATCGGTGCGGGGCCTGGCTTGGGTCTTGCCTCTGCCCGCCGTTTCGGAGCCGAGGGCTTCAACGTTGCCCTCCTCTCCCGTGCACAGGAACACGTAGACGCACTCGCCGCCGAACTGGCCAGCGGCGGGATCACCGCCCGCGGGTACGCCACGGACGTCCGTGACCAGGAAGTGCTCAACACCGCCCTTGCCCGGGCAGCCGAGGAGTTGGGGCCTATCGAAATCCTCCAGTACAGCCCCGTGCCGTCCAGGGACTATCTCCGGCCTGTTCTTGAGACAACGTCCGAAGAGCTGCGCTCGGCGCTTGAATTCTCCGCGCTTGGCGCTGCCGCTGCCATGAACGCGGTACTTCCCGGCATGCGTGCCCTGGGGCGCGGAACCGCCCTGTTTATCAACGGCTCCAGCGCCGTCCGGCCCAACCACAACTACGCCGGCACTTCCGCCGCCTTCGGCGCGGAATCCGCGTACGCCCAGATGCTCCACGACGCCCTGGCGCCGGAAGGTATCCACGTAGCGCAGCTCATTATCCCGTTGGGCATCGGCGGAGGCGACCCGGCGCACGAACCGACCGCCCTGTCCGAAACGCTCTGGCGGATCTACAGCGGGGGAACGGACTTCCGTACTTTCGTGACACCACTCGACTGA